A stretch of DNA from Aciduliprofundum sp. MAR08-339:
ACAAAATGAGGTCCATAAGGGAAGAGTAGCGTACTATGGAATCAGCAACTATGGTTGCAACCTTACAATCTCTTTCTTTTGATATTTTTAAAGCGTGGTAGTAATTGGCTCCGGAGGTGAATCCACCAGGAATTCCCGCAGAGAGGAGGGCCTTTACTCCCTTTATACTCATCTCAGAATCCACAACGACTATCTCGTCTATTATATTTTCATCAAAGGCCATTTTCAGAAGTTCTGTGAATGAATGGTATGAAAAACCTTCAAGAATAGGAGCATCCTCCTCAACCTCATCAAACAGTTCTTTTTGAAGTTCAGAGCCTTTTGGTATGAGGAGTACGATTTTTATTTTTTCATTTCTCTCTTTGAGGTATTTTCCTATTCCGTAAATGGTGCCACCTGTTCCCGCACCCATGACAAAGCAATCAAGGTCCTCCGCCTGTGAGAGTAATTCAGGGCCAGTTGTTTCGTAATGGGCCCTGAAATTTGCCCTATTCTTTGTTTGTTCAAGATAA
This window harbors:
- a CDS encoding PLP-dependent cysteine synthase family protein; protein product: MEIKDLVGNTPLVKIDNVYLKLEYLNPTGSHKDRIALYMLRDVENKGYAKGTPVIEYTSGNTGISVAWASKFFGYKPVIFVPQGTSKEKVNMIRALGAETIIVPPEEDGHILAEKLAEEINGFYLEQTKNRANFRAHYETTGPELLSQAEDLDCFVMGAGTGGTIYGIGKYLKERNEKIKIVLLIPKGSELQKELFDEVEEDAPILEGFSYHSFTELLKMAFDENIIDEIVVVDSEMSIKGVKALLSAGIPGGFTSGANYYHALKISKERDCKVATIVADSIVRYSSLMDLIL